A part of Streptomyces sp. NBC_01210 genomic DNA contains:
- a CDS encoding ADP-ribosylglycohydrolase family protein produces the protein MELIACNPADPAGPSSADIRDRACGAMLGLAVGDALGAPAENMRPSEIRRRWGRIEGFVSEHPAGTDDTEYAIFSGLLLARHGSALTVAHVEKAWHQWIADLDEGPFRGAGFSERGTLENLRRGLAAPISAQHRHAWSDGLAMRAAPFGVFAAGHPAEAARLVAIDGSVSHDGEGIYGGQAVAAGVAAAMAGAGPAGVIGAALSVVPMDSWTARSLRRAVVAAQHTYADALSKERAVRSAVVIGGYPWTDLAPEAVGLAFGAFAAARGDFRTSVLTAVNMGRDADTTAAVAGALAGAVSGATAIPAEWSSVIGPVRGSCLPSMSGHHVLDIAELLTPDDDPQAAS, from the coding sequence ATGGAGTTGATTGCATGCAATCCCGCTGATCCGGCCGGCCCCTCCTCCGCCGATATCCGCGATCGGGCCTGCGGCGCAATGCTCGGTCTCGCGGTGGGCGACGCGCTCGGCGCTCCCGCCGAGAACATGCGGCCGTCCGAGATCCGCCGCCGGTGGGGCCGTATCGAGGGCTTTGTGAGCGAGCATCCGGCGGGCACGGACGACACGGAGTACGCCATCTTCTCCGGCCTCCTCCTCGCCCGGCACGGCTCGGCCCTGACCGTGGCCCATGTGGAGAAGGCGTGGCACCAATGGATCGCGGACCTCGACGAAGGCCCGTTCCGGGGCGCGGGGTTCAGCGAACGCGGCACGCTCGAGAACCTGCGGCGCGGGCTCGCCGCCCCGATCTCGGCGCAGCACCGGCACGCCTGGAGCGACGGCCTGGCGATGCGCGCGGCGCCGTTCGGCGTCTTCGCGGCGGGCCACCCGGCGGAGGCGGCGCGGCTGGTCGCGATCGACGGCAGCGTCAGCCACGACGGCGAGGGCATCTACGGCGGCCAGGCGGTGGCGGCAGGCGTGGCCGCGGCGATGGCGGGAGCCGGGCCGGCCGGGGTGATCGGCGCGGCCCTGTCCGTGGTCCCCATGGACTCCTGGACGGCCCGCTCGCTGCGCCGCGCGGTCGTCGCGGCCCAGCACACCTACGCGGACGCGCTCTCCAAGGAACGGGCGGTCCGCTCGGCGGTCGTCATCGGCGGCTACCCGTGGACGGACCTGGCCCCGGAGGCGGTGGGCCTGGCGTTCGGCGCGTTCGCGGCGGCCCGCGGAGACTTCCGTACATCGGTCCTGACGGCGGTCAACATGGGCCGCGACGCGGACACGACGGCGGCGGTGGCGGGCGCGCTGGCGGGAGCGGTGTCCGGCGCCACGGCGATCCCCGCCGAATGGTCCTCGGTGATCGGCCCGGTCCGCGGGAGCTGCCTTCCGTCGATGAGCGGCCACCACGTGCTGGACATCGCGGAACTCCTGACCCCGGACGACGACCCGCAGGCGGCGTCATGA
- a CDS encoding proline-rich domain-containing protein: MQRPAPDGRPGSREGPSPARPHDPAPDGRLGTPGPPSPAEPHPAPEEALGTPEAPRPGGLQRPAPDGRPGSREGPSPARPHDPAPDEALGTRGSPRARRGAGGLPPVSGRGGAGEDHPPRPIEGLLLGLAAGDAAGWPAARHRAARMPEWTRRLTRELDTFAEQNATTTLPVPIALNQPPEPLLLGPSDDAEWAAFAAETVLTAAGDLLAGLPPGRRMRAAVDLAWNSLASEIAAAAERAPEVESAVLQLRARISVRAGLGNLATGLRPPATGHDNPHYFDDAACVRAAVLAVVHPGDPLAAATLAEFDARYTQDGDGVHGARAMAAAVAAALGGASVDDAVDAALAELPDATEIGRNAQHAVKLARDANGAFELVPLLEHQIVDHVYSYGIAAAETVPVALALATAARGRVAEAVPAAACLSRVADSAPALAGALTGALGGGDSVPATWRDACRTLAGCALPRLAGTDLVELAGLLAHTELTAPGGQFRHDDDDTRDDARTR, translated from the coding sequence CTGCAGCGCCCCGCACCCGACGGGCGCCCGGGCTCGCGCGAAGGACCGAGCCCCGCGCGACCGCACGACCCCGCACCCGACGGGCGCCTCGGCACGCCCGGACCACCCAGTCCCGCAGAACCACACCCCGCACCCGAAGAAGCCCTCGGCACGCCCGAAGCCCCGAGACCCGGAGGGCTGCAGCGCCCCGCACCCGACGGGCGCCCGGGCTCGCGCGAAGGACCGAGCCCCGCGCGACCGCACGACCCCGCACCCGACGAAGCCCTCGGCACGCGCGGATCGCCGAGGGCTCGGCGGGGGGCCGGGGGCCTGCCCCCGGTTTCGGGAAGGGGCGGGGCTGGGGAAGACCACCCGCCCCGCCCCATCGAAGGTCTCCTCCTCGGCCTCGCCGCCGGTGACGCCGCCGGGTGGCCCGCCGCCCGGCACCGCGCCGCCCGGATGCCCGAGTGGACCCGCCGTCTCACCCGTGAGCTCGACACCTTCGCCGAGCAGAACGCCACCACCACCCTCCCCGTCCCCATCGCCCTCAACCAGCCCCCCGAACCCCTCCTCCTCGGCCCCTCCGACGACGCCGAATGGGCCGCCTTCGCCGCCGAGACCGTGCTCACTGCCGCCGGTGACCTCCTCGCCGGCCTGCCCCCCGGCCGCCGTATGCGCGCCGCCGTCGACCTCGCCTGGAACTCCCTCGCCAGCGAGATCGCCGCAGCCGCCGAGCGCGCCCCCGAGGTCGAGTCCGCCGTACTACAACTCCGCGCCCGGATCTCCGTACGCGCCGGACTCGGCAATCTCGCCACCGGCCTCCGCCCGCCCGCCACCGGCCACGACAACCCGCACTACTTCGACGACGCCGCCTGCGTACGCGCCGCCGTTCTCGCCGTCGTCCACCCCGGCGACCCGCTCGCCGCCGCCACGCTCGCCGAGTTCGACGCGCGCTACACCCAGGACGGCGACGGAGTGCACGGCGCACGCGCCATGGCCGCCGCCGTGGCCGCGGCGCTCGGCGGCGCGTCCGTCGACGACGCGGTCGACGCCGCCCTCGCCGAGCTCCCCGACGCCACCGAGATCGGCCGCAACGCCCAGCACGCCGTGAAACTCGCCCGCGACGCGAACGGCGCCTTCGAACTCGTACCGCTCCTCGAGCACCAGATCGTCGACCACGTATACAGCTATGGCATCGCCGCCGCCGAAACCGTCCCGGTCGCCCTCGCCCTCGCCACCGCCGCCCGCGGCCGGGTCGCCGAGGCCGTGCCCGCGGCCGCATGCCTCTCCCGCGTCGCCGACTCCGCGCCCGCCCTCGCCGGCGCGCTGACCGGCGCGCTCGGCGGCGGCGATTCCGTCCCCGCCACCTGGCGCGACGCCTGCCGCACCCTCGCGGGCTGCGCGCTCCCCCGGCTCGCTGGCACGGATCTGGTCGAACTCGCCGGGCTGCTTGCACACACGGAACTGACCGCCCCGGGTGGACAATTCCGACATGACGACGACGACACTCGAGACGACGCTCGCACTCGATGA
- a CDS encoding ADP-ribosylglycohydrolase family protein — protein MTTTTLETTLALDDRIAGSLIGAAVGDALGGPVEGYSPEQIVERHGGRVHGIVGPWNGGAWRTARPIAPYHKGDGHITDDTLMTHALIRVYATVRDHLDAYAVADHLVPDLMSTPRWIPELEAEALPLQRVFLAEKWMVTRLHYGHNDPREAGAGNIVNCGAAMYMAPVGLVNAAHPEAAYAEAIDIAGAHQSSYGREAAGVFAAAVSAACLPDATPTSVVDTALSLAKDGTESAIEAVAEAAAGYSDFESALAPLRTAVAPFDTVGPDYRTPSLAARRPSRLHSIEELPIALGMLLVGGGDYRRTVLGAVNYGRDCDSIATMAGAIAGALHGESAVPSDWAKTVAEASRIDLHAPARELAAVTREVFTRDTERHRSHESAFARLMEAR, from the coding sequence ATGACGACGACGACACTCGAGACGACGCTCGCACTCGATGACCGGATCGCCGGCAGCCTCATCGGAGCGGCTGTCGGTGACGCGCTCGGCGGCCCGGTCGAGGGCTACAGCCCGGAGCAGATCGTGGAACGGCACGGCGGCCGCGTCCACGGCATCGTCGGCCCGTGGAACGGCGGGGCCTGGCGCACCGCCCGCCCCATCGCCCCCTACCACAAGGGCGACGGCCACATCACCGACGACACCCTCATGACGCACGCGCTGATCCGCGTGTACGCGACCGTACGCGACCATCTCGACGCGTACGCCGTCGCCGACCACCTGGTCCCCGACCTGATGTCGACCCCCCGCTGGATCCCGGAGCTCGAGGCGGAGGCGCTGCCCCTGCAACGCGTCTTCCTCGCCGAGAAGTGGATGGTGACCCGCCTCCACTACGGGCACAACGATCCGCGCGAGGCAGGCGCGGGCAACATCGTCAACTGTGGCGCGGCGATGTACATGGCGCCGGTGGGCCTGGTCAACGCGGCGCATCCCGAGGCCGCTTATGCCGAGGCCATCGACATCGCGGGCGCGCACCAGTCCTCGTACGGGCGCGAGGCGGCGGGCGTCTTCGCGGCGGCGGTCTCCGCGGCCTGCCTGCCCGACGCCACCCCCACCTCGGTCGTCGACACGGCGCTCTCACTGGCCAAGGACGGCACGGAGTCGGCGATCGAGGCGGTGGCCGAAGCCGCGGCCGGCTACTCGGACTTCGAATCGGCCCTCGCTCCTCTTCGTACGGCGGTCGCTCCCTTCGACACGGTCGGTCCGGACTACCGCACCCCGTCCCTGGCGGCCCGCCGGCCCTCTCGGCTGCACTCCATCGAGGAACTCCCCATCGCCCTCGGAATGCTGCTGGTGGGCGGGGGCGACTACCGCCGTACGGTCCTGGGCGCCGTCAACTACGGCCGCGACTGCGACTCGATCGCGACAATGGCCGGAGCGATCGCGGGGGCGCTCCACGGCGAGTCCGCGGTCCCGAGCGACTGGGCGAAGACGGTGGCCGAGGCGAGCCGCATCGACCTGCACGCGCCGGCGCGGGAACTGGCGGCGGTCACCCGCGAGGTCTTCACCCGCGACACGGAACGACACCGATCCCACGAGTCGGCGTTCGCGCGCCTGATGGAGGCACGATGA
- a CDS encoding CaiB/BaiF CoA transferase family protein — protein sequence MNPTPLHGLRVLDLATLFAGPLAATMLGDFGAEVIKVEHPTRPDPSRGHGPTKDGVGLWWKLLGRNKRTVTLDLSCPGGRETLLLLASTADVIIENFRPGTLERWQLGWDELSAANPRLVLTRVTGFGQFGPYSHRPGFGTLAEAMSGFASITGEPEGPPTLPPFGLADSIAALATAYAVMTALTARTATGRGQVVDMAIIEPILTVLGPQPLWYDQLGYMQQRTGNRSRNNAPRNTYRTADGCWLAVSTSAQSIAERVMHLVGRPELIDEPWFATGSGRAEHADELDDAVGNWIARRTRSEAMSAFEKAEAAIAPIYDIRDVMEDPQYRALDTITEVLDPELGPLRMQNVLFRLSDTPGAIRWAGRPHGADTDAVLTELGLSLADITALRTQGAL from the coding sequence ATGAACCCCACCCCCCTGCACGGGCTGCGCGTCCTCGACCTGGCCACTCTCTTCGCCGGCCCGCTCGCCGCCACCATGCTCGGCGACTTCGGCGCGGAGGTCATCAAGGTCGAGCACCCCACCCGGCCCGACCCCTCCCGCGGCCACGGCCCCACCAAGGACGGCGTCGGCCTCTGGTGGAAACTGCTCGGCCGCAACAAACGCACCGTCACCCTCGATCTGTCCTGCCCCGGCGGCCGCGAGACCCTCCTCCTCCTCGCGAGCACCGCCGACGTGATCATCGAGAACTTCCGCCCCGGCACCCTGGAGAGGTGGCAGCTCGGCTGGGACGAACTGAGCGCGGCCAACCCCCGACTCGTCCTCACCCGCGTCACCGGCTTCGGGCAGTTCGGCCCGTACTCCCACCGCCCCGGCTTCGGCACCCTCGCCGAGGCGATGAGCGGCTTCGCCTCCATCACCGGCGAGCCCGAAGGTCCGCCGACCCTCCCTCCGTTCGGCCTCGCCGACTCGATCGCGGCGCTCGCCACTGCCTACGCCGTGATGACCGCGCTCACCGCCCGCACCGCGACGGGCCGCGGCCAGGTCGTCGACATGGCGATCATCGAACCGATCCTGACCGTGCTGGGCCCGCAGCCCCTCTGGTACGACCAGCTCGGCTACATGCAGCAGCGCACCGGCAACCGCTCCCGCAACAACGCACCGCGCAACACCTACCGCACGGCCGACGGCTGCTGGCTGGCCGTCTCCACCTCGGCCCAGTCCATCGCCGAACGCGTCATGCATCTGGTCGGCCGCCCCGAGCTGATCGACGAGCCGTGGTTCGCCACCGGCAGCGGCCGCGCGGAGCACGCGGACGAACTCGACGACGCGGTGGGCAACTGGATCGCCCGCCGCACCCGCTCCGAAGCCATGTCCGCCTTCGAGAAGGCCGAAGCGGCGATCGCTCCGATCTACGACATCCGCGATGTCATGGAAGATCCCCAGTACCGGGCGCTGGACACCATCACCGAAGTGCTCGACCCCGAGCTCGGCCCCCTCCGTATGCAGAACGTCCTCTTCCGCCTCTCCGACACCCCCGGCGCCATCCGCTGGGCAGGCCGCCCGCACGGCGCCGACACGGACGCGGTGCTCACCGAACTCGGTCTGTCCCTGGCCGATATCACCGCCCTCCGCACCCAGGGCGCCCTATGA
- a CDS encoding ADP-ribosylglycohydrolase family protein codes for MTSLRLTWVQPEDLLGHELRQAEEDGRDATEIRTRWQTAGGPETPPHAGASPTPAPPHLRALAVELLAELARLPSPLKDAEPTDLPTIATACPTWPTTPDPHAAGSLAGPAPTGPPQEPAQPPDGPPPQDSFEALSAPEPEGSPSPPGSREAAWTGSGGPPPTPGTGGSGESHPHSHAHPHPHALQAAWLGRAVGCLLGKPVEKLPLTAIRDLARATGNWPLNTWFTAKGVPAELAAAHPWNRRSAATSLAENIDGMPEDDDLNYPLLNLVLLQRHGRSFTTDQVAQLWLDELPAGRTFTAERVAYRNLLSGIEPPLTARHRNPFREWIGATIRADVHGWTHPGDPAAAAAQAHRDAVLTHTANGVYGAMFIAATIATAAGGRSDVHQCLRTGLRVVPPRSRLAQAVRFGIDTAHKEPHFDQAVDRLHTVYGQYHWVHVLPNAALLAAALTHADGDFTGSICRAVSGGWDTDSNGATAGSIAGLLAGHPDAIPDRWTAPLKNRLATSVAGFDGIGFDTLAHLTHQEALRP; via the coding sequence ATGACCAGCCTGCGCCTCACCTGGGTCCAGCCGGAGGACCTGCTGGGCCACGAACTGCGCCAGGCGGAGGAGGACGGCCGCGACGCGACGGAGATCCGCACCCGCTGGCAGACGGCGGGCGGCCCCGAAACCCCACCTCACGCGGGAGCCTCCCCGACCCCGGCCCCGCCGCACCTCCGCGCCTTGGCGGTCGAGCTCCTGGCCGAACTGGCCCGGCTGCCTTCCCCGTTGAAGGACGCGGAACCAACGGACCTGCCCACGATCGCCACGGCCTGCCCCACCTGGCCGACAACGCCGGACCCGCACGCTGCGGGAAGCCTTGCCGGCCCGGCGCCGACCGGCCCACCCCAAGAGCCGGCGCAGCCGCCCGACGGCCCGCCCCCACAGGACTCGTTCGAGGCACTGAGTGCGCCCGAGCCCGAAGGCAGCCCATCCCCGCCCGGCTCGCGCGAAGCAGCCTGGACGGGGTCCGGGGGCCCGCCCCCCACTCCGGGAACGGGCGGGTCGGGGGAAAGCCACCCCCATTCCCATGCCCATCCCCACCCCCACGCCCTGCAGGCCGCCTGGCTCGGCCGTGCCGTCGGGTGTCTTCTCGGCAAGCCCGTCGAGAAGCTCCCTCTCACCGCCATCCGCGACCTCGCCCGCGCCACCGGCAACTGGCCCCTCAACACATGGTTCACCGCCAAAGGCGTCCCCGCCGAGCTCGCCGCCGCCCACCCCTGGAACCGCCGGTCCGCCGCCACCTCCCTCGCCGAGAACATCGACGGCATGCCCGAGGACGACGACCTCAACTACCCCCTCCTCAACCTGGTCCTCCTCCAGCGCCACGGAAGGAGCTTCACCACCGACCAGGTCGCCCAGCTCTGGCTCGACGAGCTCCCGGCCGGCCGGACCTTCACCGCCGAGCGCGTTGCCTACCGCAACCTCCTCTCCGGCATCGAGCCCCCGCTCACCGCCCGCCACCGCAACCCCTTCCGGGAGTGGATCGGCGCCACCATCCGCGCCGACGTCCACGGCTGGACGCACCCCGGCGACCCCGCGGCCGCCGCCGCGCAGGCCCACCGCGATGCCGTACTCACCCACACCGCCAACGGCGTCTACGGTGCGATGTTCATCGCAGCCACCATCGCCACCGCGGCCGGCGGCCGGAGCGATGTCCACCAGTGCCTGCGGACCGGCCTCCGCGTCGTCCCCCCGCGCTCCCGCCTCGCCCAAGCCGTCCGCTTCGGTATCGACACCGCCCACAAGGAACCGCACTTCGACCAAGCCGTCGACCGGCTCCACACCGTCTACGGCCAGTACCACTGGGTCCATGTCCTCCCCAACGCGGCCCTTCTCGCCGCCGCACTCACCCACGCCGACGGGGACTTCACCGGCTCCATCTGCCGCGCCGTGTCGGGCGGCTGGGACACCGACTCCAACGGTGCGACCGCCGGCTCCATCGCCGGGCTGCTCGCCGGCCACCCCGACGCCATCCCCGACCGCTGGACCGCACCGCTCAAGAACCGTCTCGCCACCTCCGTCGCCGGCTTCGACGGCATCGGCTTCGACACCCTCGCCCACCTCACCCACCAGGAGGCACTCCGCCCATGA
- the rbsK gene encoding ribokinase, whose product MTGIVVLGSTNMDLVAYVAHAPKRGETVTGREFRTIPGGKGANQAVAAARAGGDVAMIGAVGSDDFGVRLRQTLVSSGVDTDLLRTADGPSGTAHIVVDDEGGNSIVVIPGANGTVTHLVPGDEALIATADALLLQLELPLSAVLDGAEAARRHGVRTVLTPAPAQPLPPELLAATDLLVPNEHEAATLAGIADPHAAAEALLRQVPEVVITLGAAGSLYARRGAAPLTVPAPRVTAVDTTAAGDTFVGTLAVALVEGRPVQQALSWASAAAALCVQRAGASTSMPYRSEIDAS is encoded by the coding sequence ATGACCGGCATCGTGGTGCTCGGCAGCACCAACATGGACCTCGTCGCGTACGTCGCGCACGCGCCGAAACGCGGTGAGACGGTCACGGGACGTGAGTTCCGTACGATCCCCGGCGGCAAGGGCGCCAACCAGGCCGTAGCCGCCGCCCGCGCCGGTGGCGACGTCGCGATGATCGGCGCGGTCGGCTCGGACGACTTCGGCGTACGCCTGCGGCAGACGCTCGTCTCCTCCGGCGTCGACACCGACCTCCTGCGGACCGCCGACGGCCCCTCCGGCACCGCGCACATCGTCGTCGACGACGAAGGCGGCAACTCGATCGTCGTGATCCCCGGCGCGAACGGCACCGTCACCCACCTCGTCCCCGGCGACGAGGCCCTCATCGCCACCGCCGACGCGCTGCTGCTCCAGCTCGAACTCCCGCTGAGCGCCGTGCTCGACGGCGCCGAAGCCGCCCGCCGCCACGGTGTACGGACCGTCCTCACCCCCGCCCCCGCCCAGCCCCTCCCTCCCGAACTCCTCGCCGCCACCGATCTGCTGGTCCCCAACGAGCACGAGGCAGCCACCCTCGCCGGCATCGCCGACCCGCACGCCGCGGCCGAGGCGCTGCTGCGTCAGGTCCCCGAGGTCGTGATCACGCTCGGCGCGGCAGGCAGCCTGTACGCGCGGAGAGGGGCCGCGCCCCTCACCGTCCCGGCACCCCGGGTCACCGCCGTGGACACCACGGCGGCGGGCGACACCTTCGTCGGCACTCTCGCCGTCGCGCTCGTCGAGGGCCGCCCCGTACAGCAGGCCCTCAGCTGGGCCTCGGCCGCCGCAGCCCTCTGTGTCCAACGCGCGGGCGCATCCACCTCCATGCCGTACCGCTCCGAGATCGACGCCTCATGA